The following are encoded in a window of Persicobacter psychrovividus genomic DNA:
- a CDS encoding class I SAM-dependent methyltransferase, protein MFSLIADNTNPNSLAAKSRAKRIEFFKQKVKALGRPVKILDVGGTQHFWEAMGFDLTEGSEIYLLNLRHQPVSSRQFFSLKGNAVDLSSFGDNHFDIVFSNSVIEHLFSWENQCKMASEIQRVGQYYFIQTPNYWFPIEPHFVFPLFQYLPKELQIKMTENFNLGHIRKAKSRASAEAIVNEIKLLTINQMENLFPDCAIYLDKIFGLNKSIIAHNFDQPKLETDD, encoded by the coding sequence ATGTTTTCACTAATAGCAGATAACACCAACCCGAATTCCCTGGCGGCAAAATCACGCGCCAAACGCATAGAATTTTTTAAGCAGAAGGTAAAGGCTCTGGGCCGACCCGTAAAAATTCTTGATGTGGGCGGAACGCAGCATTTTTGGGAAGCGATGGGTTTTGACCTGACCGAAGGATCGGAAATTTATTTGCTGAATTTACGCCATCAGCCCGTGAGTTCCCGTCAGTTTTTCTCCCTGAAGGGTAATGCCGTGGATTTGTCGAGCTTCGGTGATAATCATTTTGATATTGTCTTTTCCAACTCCGTTATTGAGCACCTTTTCAGCTGGGAAAATCAGTGTAAAATGGCCAGTGAAATCCAGCGTGTCGGGCAGTATTATTTCATCCAAACCCCCAACTACTGGTTTCCTATCGAGCCACATTTTGTATTCCCACTCTTTCAGTATTTACCCAAAGAGTTGCAGATAAAAATGACGGAGAACTTCAACCTCGGTCATATCAGAAAAGCCAAAAGCAGGGCCTCTGCGGAAGCTATTGTCAACGAAATCAAACTTCTGACCATCAATCAAATGGAAAACTTGTTTCCCGATTGTGCGATTTATCTTGATAAAATTTTCGGGCTGAACAAGTCCATTATTGCCCACAATTTTGATCAGCCAAAATTGGAAACCGACGATTAA
- a CDS encoding TonB-dependent receptor: MMRKLLSIALALLLPLQLLAQAQISGTVTDAETGEEVIGANVVIKGTSTGTITDLMGDFSLQASTTDVLVISYIGYAPQEVLVGGQVKIDIRLGADAKELEEVMVVAYGEQKKSSFTGSAATVKKDHIEKLQVSNVQNALEGAVPGVQVSGTSGQPGSGSTIRIRGIGSVNASSAPLYVVDGVPFTGDLNNLNPDDIASMTVLKDASATALYGSRAANGVVMVTTQKGKSGEGQIHLKARVGVAQRAMSDYDRVGAAEYMEMQWTGYRNNLYHNSDEFTMEDAGLIASGQHPIYSRPGYIHGIPNVVDMQGGYNAFNVSARNLIDPASGKINPEASMVYQPDWEDALYQAALRQEYSVSMSGAGDQSDYFLSMGYLNEDGVVRNTGFERFTARLNTNADIKPWLKAGLNMSFVHTETTNTMEGGTYTSNPFFFSQTIAPIYPIYQWDFDQGSYVTNDAGQRIYDYGDQRPHLTLGNALGTLNLDPSGYKHNAVSARTYLDATISDHWSFRMNTTMDYYNRVTLNHQNRNYGDAANVGGRTSRATQENVNMTANQLFSYRNQFGKHSVNALFGHESYFSITNGISATVTGFAWDGMPEMGSGANATAASSYIDRHAIESFLSRFEYNYDERFFGSVSYRVDGSSRFHPDNRWGHFWSVGGSWSIDKESFIQDQQWISSLKLRASFGEQGNENIGNYYAYRSLYSLNYPNNSMMGALKNYLENPHLKWEKRQALNVGLDFGLFNNKLTGSVEYFNNASRDLLFDLPLPPSTGWGGRMDNVGAMKNYGVELNLTANLINRTDFTWAVDFSATHMKNKMTSLPQEFVGTGSKRLEVGRSYYDFYLFDFAGVDPATGDALYYFEMGEDMGRGVTNDLSNADRYHVGSALASVTGFVNQRFTYKSFDFGFMLNYQIGGQVYNSNYAALMNPKYGHAMHVDQRQAWTQPGDITDVPRIETLNQNLYAGSSRWLQDASFLSVRNITFGYNLPKTWAQRMKMQNVRLSAAVDNLYTFSGMQGYFPGTASSDGYMNNSYQPIRTMSLGVDVKF; the protein is encoded by the coding sequence ATGATGAGAAAATTATTATCAATAGCCCTGGCCCTGTTGCTCCCGCTGCAACTGTTGGCTCAGGCGCAAATATCCGGAACGGTAACCGATGCCGAAACCGGGGAAGAAGTCATTGGCGCCAATGTGGTGATCAAGGGTACTTCCACAGGAACCATCACCGACCTGATGGGGGATTTCAGCCTGCAGGCCAGTACGACCGATGTGTTGGTGATTTCCTATATTGGCTATGCCCCGCAGGAAGTTTTGGTGGGCGGCCAGGTGAAAATCGATATCCGCCTGGGGGCAGATGCCAAGGAGTTGGAGGAAGTCATGGTGGTGGCTTATGGAGAGCAGAAGAAATCCTCCTTCACCGGTTCGGCCGCTACGGTCAAGAAAGATCATATTGAAAAACTACAGGTTTCCAACGTGCAGAATGCCCTCGAAGGGGCCGTGCCAGGCGTGCAGGTGTCCGGAACTTCAGGGCAGCCGGGCTCAGGGTCCACCATACGGATTCGGGGTATTGGCTCGGTGAATGCTTCTTCGGCGCCGCTGTATGTGGTGGATGGGGTGCCGTTTACCGGCGACCTGAACAATCTGAACCCTGATGATATTGCCAGCATGACCGTCCTGAAAGATGCTTCGGCCACCGCGCTTTACGGTTCCCGTGCAGCCAACGGCGTAGTGATGGTTACCACCCAAAAGGGTAAAAGTGGCGAAGGGCAGATTCACCTGAAAGCACGTGTTGGCGTTGCGCAGCGGGCGATGAGCGACTATGACCGTGTAGGTGCTGCGGAATATATGGAGATGCAGTGGACAGGCTACCGGAATAATCTATACCATAACAGCGATGAATTTACGATGGAAGATGCCGGACTGATCGCCTCAGGTCAGCACCCGATTTACTCCCGTCCGGGTTATATCCATGGTATCCCCAATGTGGTGGATATGCAGGGCGGCTACAATGCTTTTAATGTCAGTGCAAGGAACCTGATCGATCCGGCAAGTGGAAAAATCAATCCCGAGGCATCGATGGTTTATCAGCCCGACTGGGAGGACGCGCTGTATCAGGCCGCCTTGCGGCAGGAATATTCCGTTTCGATGTCGGGTGCCGGAGACCAAAGCGATTATTTCCTTTCTATGGGTTACCTGAATGAAGACGGTGTGGTGCGAAATACAGGTTTTGAGCGTTTTACCGCCCGCCTGAATACCAACGCAGACATTAAACCGTGGCTGAAGGCCGGACTGAATATGTCTTTTGTGCATACCGAAACCACCAATACCATGGAGGGAGGCACTTACACCTCAAATCCTTTCTTCTTTTCGCAGACAATCGCCCCAATTTACCCGATTTATCAGTGGGATTTTGATCAGGGAAGCTATGTTACCAACGATGCCGGGCAGCGGATTTATGATTACGGCGACCAGCGTCCACACCTCACCCTCGGGAATGCCCTCGGCACGCTGAACCTGGACCCGAGTGGCTATAAACACAATGCCGTTTCTGCCAGAACGTATCTCGATGCCACCATTTCCGATCATTGGTCGTTCCGGATGAACACCACCATGGATTATTATAACCGCGTGACACTGAATCACCAGAACCGTAATTACGGGGACGCTGCCAATGTTGGCGGACGCACTTCGCGCGCCACACAGGAAAATGTGAACATGACCGCCAACCAGTTGTTTTCTTACCGGAATCAGTTCGGAAAGCACAGCGTAAACGCCCTGTTTGGACATGAAAGTTATTTCTCGATCACCAACGGAATTTCGGCAACGGTAACGGGATTTGCCTGGGACGGTATGCCGGAAATGGGCTCGGGGGCCAACGCCACTGCGGCAAGTTCCTACATCGATCGCCACGCCATTGAGTCTTTTCTTTCCCGCTTTGAATACAATTACGATGAACGATTTTTTGGTTCGGTCTCTTACCGCGTGGACGGTTCTTCCCGCTTTCACCCCGACAACCGATGGGGACACTTCTGGTCTGTTGGTGGGAGCTGGTCGATAGATAAAGAATCCTTCATTCAGGATCAGCAATGGATTTCGAGCCTGAAATTGCGGGCTTCCTTCGGAGAGCAAGGCAATGAGAATATCGGTAATTATTACGCCTACCGCTCCTTGTATTCGCTGAATTACCCCAACAACTCGATGATGGGTGCCCTAAAAAACTATTTGGAGAATCCGCACCTTAAATGGGAAAAACGGCAGGCCCTGAATGTGGGCCTTGACTTCGGGCTGTTCAATAACAAACTGACCGGTAGCGTGGAATATTTCAATAATGCCTCCCGAGATCTGCTCTTTGATCTGCCATTGCCACCATCAACAGGTTGGGGTGGCCGGATGGATAATGTCGGGGCGATGAAAAACTATGGCGTGGAACTGAACCTGACCGCCAACCTAATCAATCGTACAGATTTTACCTGGGCGGTGGACTTCTCGGCCACGCATATGAAAAATAAAATGACCTCCCTGCCACAGGAATTTGTCGGTACAGGCTCAAAGCGCCTGGAAGTTGGGCGTTCCTATTATGATTTTTATCTGTTCGATTTTGCCGGCGTGGACCCTGCCACTGGCGATGCCCTGTATTATTTTGAGATGGGCGAAGACATGGGGCGTGGCGTTACCAATGACCTGAGTAATGCCGACCGTTACCATGTAGGATCGGCACTGGCGAGCGTAACGGGTTTTGTGAATCAGCGCTTTACCTATAAAAGTTTTGATTTCGGTTTTATGCTGAATTATCAAATCGGTGGTCAGGTGTACAATTCCAATTATGCTGCCCTGATGAATCCCAAATATGGTCATGCCATGCACGTCGATCAGCGACAGGCGTGGACTCAGCCGGGAGACATCACCGATGTTCCCCGAATAGAAACGCTTAATCAGAATTTGTATGCCGGTTCAAGCCGCTGGCTGCAGGATGCCTCCTTTTTATCTGTCCGGAATATCACCTTTGGCTATAACCTGCCAAAAACCTGGGCTCAGCGTATGAAAATGCAGAACGTCCGTTTGAGTGCCGCGGTGGATAACCTTTACACCTTCAGCGGTATGCAGGGATATTTTCCGGGTACGGCATCTTCAGACGGCTATATGAACAATTCCTACCAACCTATTCGGACGATGTCCTTAGGTGTTGATGTTAAATTTTAA
- a CDS encoding RagB/SusD family nutrient uptake outer membrane protein — translation MKKHLIYFFGILWMFSTAACTGDFLDQGPSNSVDEEELLGSVEGCDLALNGVYRYMYLSGSHETFGEMAINLALDLRGEDIVMHAYGNGWFTRDYGIQFSRREIDARPNDIWGFYYHLIFQVNQVLKYIDTAIGDEELRREVKGQALAIRAYSHHRLVQVFQHTYVGNENAAGIPIRTSPTFESLGRSTVAEVYEQIEQDYAEAIEYLQEINRYHPSHLSLASVMGLKARVHLVKNEWKEAADLAREAIQVAEQFGFRLMQGVELHAGFSNANHPEALWALAINGQQTTFYASFFSHMDPFAGGYATIGSFKKATADFLNLIGNNDYRKGVFFSENTAWGNMTIPKFSSQKFRLPTYDGSWEGDYLLMRMAELYLIQAEGFAHAGDHARSLSALNALLRTRIQDHRDIHLTGQELVDEILKQRRVEFWGEGHRYFDMMRNKEDLKRSNAHDPGLAQITTMEAGANGWLMQIPQSELDANTLINASDQNPL, via the coding sequence ATGAAAAAGCATTTAATATATTTCTTTGGCATCTTGTGGATGTTTTCCACGGCTGCCTGTACGGGTGATTTTTTGGATCAGGGGCCTTCCAATTCCGTGGATGAAGAGGAACTGCTGGGCTCGGTGGAGGGCTGTGATTTGGCACTGAATGGCGTTTACCGATATATGTACCTTTCTGGTTCGCATGAAACTTTCGGAGAAATGGCCATAAACCTTGCGCTGGATTTGCGTGGTGAAGACATTGTGATGCATGCTTATGGCAATGGCTGGTTTACCCGCGATTACGGTATTCAGTTCAGTCGCAGGGAGATTGATGCCCGTCCGAATGACATCTGGGGCTTTTATTATCATCTGATTTTTCAGGTGAATCAGGTATTGAAATACATTGATACCGCCATTGGCGATGAAGAACTTCGCCGGGAGGTGAAGGGGCAGGCCCTCGCGATCCGTGCTTATAGCCACCACCGACTGGTGCAGGTTTTTCAGCATACCTATGTGGGGAATGAAAACGCTGCGGGGATTCCGATTCGCACCAGCCCGACCTTTGAAAGCCTGGGCCGTTCGACGGTGGCCGAGGTTTACGAACAGATAGAACAGGACTATGCAGAGGCCATTGAATATTTGCAGGAAATTAACCGCTATCACCCTTCTCACCTGTCGCTGGCCTCAGTAATGGGGCTGAAGGCACGTGTTCATCTGGTGAAAAACGAATGGAAAGAGGCTGCAGACCTCGCAAGGGAGGCGATACAGGTAGCGGAGCAGTTTGGCTTTCGGCTGATGCAGGGCGTGGAACTGCATGCGGGTTTTAGTAATGCCAATCATCCGGAGGCCCTTTGGGCACTGGCGATCAATGGGCAACAAACCACTTTCTATGCTTCTTTTTTCTCCCATATGGATCCTTTTGCCGGAGGCTATGCTACCATTGGCAGCTTTAAAAAAGCAACGGCAGATTTCCTCAATTTAATCGGCAACAATGATTATCGAAAGGGGGTATTCTTCTCGGAAAATACCGCATGGGGAAACATGACTATTCCCAAATTTTCATCGCAGAAGTTCAGACTCCCGACTTATGACGGCAGCTGGGAGGGGGATTACCTCCTGATGCGGATGGCAGAACTTTATTTGATTCAGGCCGAAGGATTTGCACATGCCGGCGACCATGCAAGATCATTGTCAGCCCTGAATGCTTTATTAAGAACCCGTATTCAGGATCACCGCGATATTCACCTGACGGGTCAGGAGCTGGTGGACGAAATTTTGAAGCAACGCCGGGTGGAATTCTGGGGAGAAGGCCACCGTTATTTCGACATGATGCGAAATAAAGAAGACCTGAAGCGGAGCAATGCGCATGATCCGGGTTTGGCACAAATCACCACCATGGAAGCCGGAGCCAATGGCTGGCTCATGCAGATTCCTCAGTCCGAACTGGATGCCAATACGCTGATCAACGCTTCGGATCAAAACCCACTTTAA